The genomic stretch CCTGActggtcaccagtcaatcacagggctgatatacagagacagacaaccaggcACACTCAGATTTACACCAACGGGTAATTAAAAGTCACTAATTAACGTAGTGAGAaagtctttggactgtgggtaTCCAGAGTGAAAccacgcatgcacagggagaacatgcaaactccacacagagaggctcctgtcagacggggacttgaaccaggaacctcgtCACTGTGAGGCAGCGCTAACCAGAGCACAACCATGCTACCTGATTAgtttctaaattaattaaaaaaaggattgcatgtggaaaaagtgattaaaaaatagaaatgagGGTAAAAAATATTCTTACATGAGACACTTGAACGCCAAAGAAGCACAGAAGAATACcgttatatttttttaaataaacaccaCAACATTAACAGTCTGATCCCATGTTTATTTGTGAGCACATTTATCAGATTTAATTAGACTGAAGGCacaatacttgttttttttttaactgctggaAGTTTTCAGTGCGCTGATATGAAAATCAAAAGATATTTAAATAGCTTTGCATTCACTACATCTTCATATATTTAAGGTCATGTTGCAGCTGAAGCAGAATGAGGGCTTgcgaaaagaaaacatttgttaaacAAACGATTGCATTGCATGTAAACATGACCCACAAAGCTACAAACTCCAGACTTCAACATGGCATCGTATTTTAATGAGCAGCAGTTAGCACATCGGGTCTTcagttggtttaaaaaaaaaaaaaagtaagtaaaGGCAATGAATGTTACATTATTAAAAGTTTCTTCTAAATCATATAATTATCCGTGGAATGAGATGGAAGGCACTGTTAATCGCATTTCTCAATCAGGCATGTCTTAGCAATAAAGgcaatttaagatttaaaagcacagaattaaagaaaacagttttgATGAGTAGAAAAGATATGAACATCTCGGAAATACCTGCCTGGAAATAAACATCCGGCAACACTGCAGGGTGTGCAataatattaattaaaaaaaaaaaaaaaaaaactgtagtgACTAAGTACATACAACATTCATTCTTAATCTCAAAAGATCtcaaaatgaatcacacaaTACATAGGCACTTCTTTATAGCATCAATCTAGTATTACCTAGTAGTCTAGATAATTGAATTAAAACTCTGAACGCCTTTTTACACCACTTAAAACCACTGTTTTGTGAATGTGCATTTTCTAAATACGCTGTGTATACACAGCataatatgcaaaaaaaaaaaactgcaactaCAATCTTGATTTTTAGATTTAAGGCATTTAGTTGTTAATGTAGCTGTTGCCTCTGTAGCATGTGACATCtgaatataatttatttaattagcTAAGGAATGATTTAACGGTAAgtctcaaagaaaaaaaggaaaaatggaaATACTTCCATATAAAAGGGCTTGAAAAGGTTTGTTCTCTGGTATAATCGCTCTTTTCAAGTATAATTTATTTGTCTACAGTGTCTGAATCACATTATATTGGGTGGGATATCTTTTCTCTATAAGTATAAACAGAACTTAAAGCGCTACAGATGACACACTTCTCCATAATATTCCCATTTTTCTCATCACTCAGATCTAAATAAATGCTCTCTTCCTTTTCCCTGAGCTCTTTAGGAACTATACCCCTCTGGTATTTAAGAAAAGACATCATGTGTAAGCTCTGACTTTGCAtcacaagctttttttttcttttttttcttacatgcaGGTAATGCTTCACCTGtgttacaaataaaatcaagaaCACACCAAACCCTTCCTTTCTGTCTGAAAATCACTCAGAGGTAGATATTAGAGCCTAGAAGCAAGGTTTGGGGACATCGGTTTTCTGTGACTTGTGTAGCACcacagtgggttttttttttcagtccgTCTTCCAAACTACGTTCAGGACCTTCACGACTTCCTCATAGATGATGAAGACTATGGCCACGTCCATGCACACCCGACCCAGCCGAGGAACAGTGCCTTTGTAGAACCTGAATAAGACAGATTTACAGGGTGAATACACATGGAATAAGTTTGTACACAAAAGAGTTTTAATACATCAGCCACTCATATAGATTACTAGCAGTGCATTATCACAGACACTGGGTGTCCTTGTAAGCAAAACACTGCAAATACTACTTCTCCTACTGCTActgaaaacattatttttctctttttaaatcaataaaagtgGCCAAAACCCATGTCAGACATAAACCGAATCGAGTTACAGTATTTAGAGAAGTGGAAAGACAATATAAGTGGTTCGAGGATGGTACCTTGGGGTACTCCATAAAAGCGATTCCCTACATTCTGATGCTTAGAAAATAACTTTGACACCAGAGGGACTATTGCTGACAGGGTACTAgaattttaaactcaaaataatTGTagctgaaataaaacagcattGATACCGGTTCTTACACcatctcacatcagctcactcggactttccgCTGAAAAAAATACTAGTGGGCTGGCAGCAGAAAAGTGAAAAATTCTGCTATTTGCcttcacacacagctcacaAAAACTTAAGGCGCTTtccaggagttttctgcaagtgtgaactGTGCAACTACATGGATGTAAGGTCAACTCCAATTGTCAGGAACTGTAAATTAACTCTCAATAAAACCAGgccacacaaaatatttaacataCTTGTTTAGTTCTTTATAAATCACACCAACTCTGCATATTCTGAACTTACGCCCTTGGTCCCTCGTGCTTCATGATTTTGACGGCACAGTCCATTGTGCTTTTGTACTTGTGAGCCTCCAGACCCTGttacataacacacaaacatgtgagtTACTCTCCTCGATTGGGTTAAATATACATGTTCTAAGTCATGAACTTGGTATTCAACAAACCTGCATTCTGGTCTTAATGACATCCAGAGGAGTGTTTCCAAACACACTGACAGCACCGGCTACAGCTCCAAACATTCCAGTTATCAGCGGGTTAATGGCTTTGTTGGGGTCATCAccttaacaaattaaaaaacagttaaaaaaaacaattctttagCTGCAACTTTTTGTTATgaataatgatttatttaaaaacacacctttGTACCAGTTCCTCAGTGAAGTCATAACGTAGAAGCGGATGGCCTGGTTGGATCCTTGTTTTAACACGGTGGCTGTCAGGCCTTGATAAGTCCCCCTCAGACCTGAATGATAGTGGTTAAAATGATAAGTCAGTAAAATGGAGAGGGCCACTTGGCTTGGTGTGCCAAAAAAGACTCAAAACTATCAGCGcacagaacaaagacaaacgAGCTCATCATAAAGAATAAGATGCTTGATGTATAAAGGTCACTATTTAATAGGAAAATTATCTAAAAATGCGAAAGCACAATATGCTGCCAACatagaaattaaaaacattgtggcaaacatctgtttttttaagggaTGGGCTGGATCGATAAAAGAAAATCATCCCCATCCCCCGGTTAAACCACCCCCTGATAATAGATCATTTAAATACATGGGGAGAGAATGAAAAAGCTTCAGTGTTAAAtcctgtgtgggtgtgtgttggagtttaaccagcagggggcggtaaaATACAGCTCATCATCCTTACCTTCAGTTCGAACAATCTCCCTCACCCCGTGGAAAAATCCCTTGTACTTTGGGTTTGCTGACGTCTGATCATGGATGaatttgacctttaaaaaaaaaaaaggaaaaaaaagacatcattaGGATGATTTATCGATACAATCAGAAGGATGATCGAGtcgagacaaaaacaaatgagaaaGCATTTTAAATCCGGGGCAGGCAGAGTTAAGTGCAGAGCAGCATCAAACATATTTAGCTTTCATGGAAATACAATGGCTCTTTATCTTCTTTGAGGCGGACAGGATGAGTGAAATGAAAGCTTATGGAGCTGATTGAGTAACAAGgactcttttgttttgttgtcctgCTGTGTCATGGGAATAATGGAGGTAGtggattcattcattcattacagAAATCCTATTAACATATTTCATTTGACACATAAAAAGAGATCTTCTGTTTGACTGTTGTCATCtagttttttattatcattGGCACAAAAATACCGACTGGTACCTTGACTGTCTCCATGGGACAGACTACGACCACCGCTTCTGCAACTCCAGCCCCGAGTCCGCAGAGGAACCCTCGCTTACTGTCCAGCTTCCCTGTTTCATCTCTCATCTTGTTGCTGAGGAACTCAAACACCCCAAACCTGTGGAAGTTGATGGAGAATAAAAACGAGGAttaatgactcaaaataaaaaaagtgacataTATAACTTCAGCTAAGCTTTTAGAAACTGGGATGGCTTCATAGCAGTGATGATCTGTGAAAAGCAGATTTCTCGGGGTTGAAAGGTTGTGAAAAATCTCTTGAATGTAggttggaaaaaataaaatgtattaaaagatTCTTAAGATACAAAGCTACAGACTTAGCAAAATAAAATCCTGCTTAGTATAGACCTAACATTTAAAGGTGTACACTTGCTGGCTTATTAGAAAGCAAGTTAGTTCTTACCATAAGACCTTTGAACAAGTacgttttttttatcaggattTTTACTAATGCAAGTCTAATTTCAGAGCAGACAGCTTTGCGCCCCCCCTGAGATCTTTGGCAAACCCCTAGGGGGGTCTGGACCCAAGGTTGGGGACCAGTGCTTCATTAGAAAGTGgtacaaaataatgaaaacagaacTTTAGCCAGTTACACATGTCAGCAGTTGCTTCTCATTATAATCATGTAGGTATATGATATACGTTTTTGTTCattcatgaagtgtttgtgcatgcataGGTTGGACAGTTGAGGTACCTGACAGCTGCTTTAGGTATAGATCCATACAGCAGAGAGCTGAGACCTCTATAAAGACCCCTCACCCCATGACCGTTCACCGTCTGCTTCACACAGTCGACTGTGAtgggacaaaaacacacaggaaaagagaggaggggggggggggggggggggggttaaaggcAAGTTTACAAGGTTGACATTATCTGCTGCTTTGTATGAACTAtcgtctttaaaaatgaagtttATTAGAAGTGTAAAACAGTGACGTTATTGggttgcatgtgtgtgggtCCACTGCAGCTTAAAACAACAAgcgtcacactgacaaacacgTCAAAAGTCTGTGCCAAAGTTCACCAGCCCTGAGTGCACAGATAACAAAGATTAACTTCCTGTGCAAATGCACAACTGTTGCATCATGTTTATACTcaaatctgcaaaaacacaacgtCAGAACGTACGCTGGATTGTTACTTAGGCAGAAATCTGAAGTGGATGCTCTCTAGGTATTCCTTTAGAAAGTGGCCCCAGACCGTACTGACTGAAACTCCACAGTGATCATAAACTCACCGACGCCTTTGTATTTGGGAGGATTGGCCTTCTCGTCgagctgcagctgtgtttttaCGTACTCTGTGGGGAAGGTGATGCAGATCTCTATGCCTCCAGCTATCCCTcctgaaaaaacagaaaacagaacccCATGAGGTCGCAGGCAGGTTTTAACATGAGAGACAAGAAATATGAACTATTTCAGGGTTAGGGTCTTCATTCTGTCAAACACCACACAAGTGCATTTCATGGAGAAAAGCATTCATCCTTCAAATTAATCAACAGCAAACCCTTACAGACGAGGAGTAATACAAACAGATactgatttcaaaataaagttcttCTTTGGTTAAATACTTTactgtttaaaaatatgtatttatgaaAAACTGTGACTATTCTTATAATGTTGTGCGTCAACAGGCAACTTATACAGTGAAGAAGTTATTTCAAAACCCTGACaaatttttttccaaaataaaatattcaaaaatatgcaaaaaaaaaatctttgttgaattaaaaaaggatttgaaTATTGTAAAAGTaatcaaaaaagacaaaagtaaataaaaccaaTTAAAGACAATtataatattcttttttttttttttttatgtaacatgaaataaaaaaaattaatatagATAATTTAAATTAATAGTAAAAGATAAAGGGGCACCGGTGGACTAGTGGTTAATTCTTGcaacccatgtacagaggcttaagtcctctAGGTGGTCGGCCTGGGTTCAattctgacctgtggctcacATGTggcccgcatgtcgttcccctctctctctcgctctctgattacagactctatccactgtcctgtctctctaataaaaaggcacaaaaagccggAAAAATAAGtcttacaaaaaagaaaagaaaaggatattttattttgaaaaaatatatattgtggGTTGATAAATTAACATTATTTTTATAATGATGTAACTATTGATCCAATAActttttgtatatatatatatatatatatatatatttttttttttaatctgattataaagtgaaaataaattcaataattaaaaaaataatgtaagtACTGATAGTTTGGGGGAAATAAAGTTAAAGTTTCTGATGTAAAGTAAGCTAAAAAAGTTAAGTCAAAAGTCTTTAAAAGTAGGCTGCACGTTAGTAAGAATTGAATCTACattctgtgtgactgttttctGCATGTCTGACATTCAACCCGCTCCACCTTAAACTCTGTCTGTCACACATCTGCCGTTCCTCAGCGAACAGGAAGCCTGCAGCTGATTGGCTCGGCTGATCTCGCTGTGAGTCTGCCTACAGATACTCCCTCTGGCATGACTCCAACTGAAGGGGGTGTGTAGCCTTCAAAACCATCAGAGCACACACTGTTCACCAGtctacagcacacacacacacacacacacacacacacacacacacacacacacacacacacacacacacacacacacacacacacacacacacacacacacacacacacacacacacacacacacacacacacacacacacacacacacacacacacacacacacacacacacacacacacacacacacacacacacagtcagagcaTGGCCTGACCCCTCTGACGTGGAGTTTGCATAAAGTGCGGAAACTTGAGCTTTCTGTCAAAAGAATACGACATATTTCACCCTGGAGACATGTGGTGTCAGAAAAAGTCATACTGGGAAGATTTTAAGTGGTGGCCTCTTCAAGCCTGGACAAAAACGAAGATAGcttgcaaagttttttttaacataatttgCCTAGTTGACGTCAGATTTTGCAGAAACATGTAGAAAGTAACTGTTTGGTTTATCATAAGAAACTCTTCTATTTATTGTCCTGCAtgttaatttttgttttttaaccggTTTTACTTGGTAACTGTTGTTGCTGCACATGTAGAGGGACAAAAATAATAGttattaaagttatttattgGCATTCAACCTGATAAGAAGTCAGATTATGTGACATTTTAGTTGTTTAAGAGAACTCAGCTAAAGCAACATGTCCGGGACAAAATCACAAATTCTGCTGAAATTGTACTTTTTAGACGCTCTGAGCAATTAAACTAATGTCCTTTTTAGTGTTGGTAATATGAGTGTTCTGAATATCTGGACCGTATTCATTATTAATTTTGAGGTCTAAATGACAAATAAGAACAGAAAGTTTTGGAATTGCAGCAGTAGATTACTTCAGCCTGCAGCTGTGAATCAGGCCGTAATGGTTGAAACTGAACATGTCaaataaagttgttgtttttatattttttcgccattatcagctgtctccatagagcctgttagcatatcTTCCAAGCAATacggcggacgttaagtttcgattctgggagtgagttcccacccactgatctgtgattggtctgtagcttcagtggtcgaaaatatgaggaactagcgttgtagtttcaccccgctaaccgcaacagctccttttcagacttagaaatacaaagatttcacatctcaggggaaaatgagggcgggatgcacgaccattcaaaaatactaccaggtttctaatgatacaaagattaatgcaaatgggtgaagtatccctttaaacctCATGAACACACATGACGGTGACACTGCCTATCAACTGGGAAAATTGGACCACTGAAGAAGCAAGATAACGCAGCAATGGTCTCAAAGTCAAATAAGTTATTCCACAAAAACCTTTACAATCCGTTTGGCATCACCCAACTCGGCTACAATTTCTTCATATGCCAGCGTCGGGGTGCAGAATtgctttaaaaatcaaaactaAATGTTGAGAAAGACTGAGGTTTACGGAAGTTGGTGGTGAGTGGTTAACAATTAATTCTTGTCCTTGCATATCCAAAAAAGAGAAGGGCCCTTCTGTTGACGGTCTGTCTCACATGCAACCTTTCTTCCAAAATGCCATGCAGCAAACTCACCAGTGTTTACCCTGCGCTCACTCAGACATGCAAGTCACCAGGCTGTTCGTGCATGAACAATCACAAGATTACATATTGGACAAAAAACACCGCTTTTCACCAAAAACATCATGTGCAAGTCGGCCACCGGACGAGAGCTCTAAACGTGTCACACCCCAGACATTCCTTTTGGGTTAGAGACGAGCTGTTCCTCAACCTACTAATTAAACTGGTGCCACAAATCCACATCATcattctgcaaaaacaaacgTCCATGTAGTACCTGCATTACGTCTCCATATTCAGGCTGGAAAGAAATATAGAACCAGTTTATCAAGTCCAACGTGGAAGGGCTTCTTGAACAGGTGTTTGAAAGAATGTGAGGAGGCTACTTGAATTGTAAAGATACTTTCAACACTCAAAGGTCTTAAAAAGTAGCATGTGGTTTTTCACATTGCCTTGTCtgacacactaaccactgtaaAAACAATTACCTGAAGTAGTTTGAACCACGCAAAAATACTCACCAATTAATCCTTTATTTACTACAAGTTTCTGGTTTATTGGGGTTGTGTTCTAGACAATTTCTTCTCGAGGTGCGGTATATtctcttttcctcctttttttttgtctttatgctaagctaggctaattgTCTCTGGGCATTATGTCCAAAtttaacacacagaaacaactgcaaatacattttttatcctACTATAAATCCGAAAAGTGTTCTTCAAAACTGTTGAGATAATTCATTTGCATGGTCCAGTATGAAAAGCAGTATGGTATGAAGATAACACAACACGGTTTATCCAATGGGTGTTAAGTGGGTTTTTAAAGCCTAGACATGTGGTGTAGTCTTGTGATTTGCAAGTTGCTGCCAAGGCCGTGTCTGACAAATGTTGGGGTCTAATTTGGATTCCAACCGGACTTCTTCTGCTGTGATGGCTGCAACCGCCATTGGAAGCAAACACAATCGATTACTGTATGCCAACTTCAAAGTGCTTGCCTTTTTATTCCAACAGGCTCTGATTCATTTTAAAGTCTGGACTGTAATGTACTCTTCAAATTCACCTAACTTCTTGGACATAAATAGCCATTTATAACACGATAAACACAGTAGTTGTTAGTCTAAAGCCACTTCAACTagtttatgtgtttgttgttgtgttgtgttaaatCTAATATAACTATTCATAACATTAAAGTCAAAGAATAAAACCCAAAGAGCAGTGGTAGGCCAACATGTCCTGgtgcattgatttttttaatcaatggaACTTGTGAAGAGAgcgatgtaacagctgtttattgtttaataaaaaaaagaaaaagaaaataggtAGTTGTTAACAAAAAGGTCTGCTTTGTAGGGATCATTTCCTTAATTTAGTCAGAACCTTTAGGATAACAAGACGAGgctgtcagtgacaaaaacaagaacttttgAGTGGACTTTGATTGCGTGCGTTAGCAGCTGAATGCAGCCACTAAGGTCTGTCTCATTGCTGCCGTATGAGGGGCAAACAACTGGAGTGAaccagattttaaaaagtggctCAGTGggagagtcggtcgtctctcaaccagagggTCACAATGCTCCTGCAGCCGCATGTTCGATGTGTCGCTGCTTCGTCATGTGgctgaaaaatgtgtgtgaatggatcaGTTAACAcagatggtcactttactcagcagcctctaccatcagtgtgtgaatgtgtaggtgtgacctgcggtgtaaaagcactttgagtagtcaaaagactagaaaagcgctacacaagGCCAAGTCTATTTACCAAATCACTGATTCTTTTTATCATTCTGGCTccaagataaaaaataaataaataaaaaaggtccTGAACAGAAGCTTTGACAGTCATGAGTGAGGAGGCTGACAGAGCGATGTGCTTTGTCATCGTGGCTCATGACACTGAACATTGACaaccagagagggagggggcCTCTGAGCACACAGTATAAGGGAGCAACAGGTCGACAGAAAAACACCCAGCAAACTGCTGACAGGCACGTACAGAAAACGACATGAACCAAACAGGCTTGtctctggactttttttttttttactttcaaaacGTGATCATCAGCTCTGTCTTAAATCATGATGCAATAAAACCCAATAATGATCACCTGAgctctctgcgtgtgtgtgtgtgtgtgtgtgtgtgtgtgtgtgtgtgtgaagtttgaGCGTCTGTCACTGATTgactaaacaaaacaagaagattATCAGAGGCcatgtgtggaaaaaaatgtttcttagaAGAGTATCTGTGATAAAAGGTTGAAGGTTTCCAAT from Labrus bergylta chromosome 17, fLabBer1.1, whole genome shotgun sequence encodes the following:
- the slc25a1b gene encoding tricarboxylate transport protein B, mitochondrial translates to MSGQPRFVSPFFRPQCLAAAAPAGKAKFTHPGKAILAGGIAGGIEICITFPTEYVKTQLQLDEKANPPKYKGVVDCVKQTVNGHGVRGLYRGLSSLLYGSIPKAAVRFGVFEFLSNKMRDETGKLDSKRGFLCGLGAGVAEAVVVVCPMETVKVKFIHDQTSANPKYKGFFHGVREIVRTEGLRGTYQGLTATVLKQGSNQAIRFYVMTSLRNWYKGDDPNKAINPLITGMFGAVAGAVSVFGNTPLDVIKTRMQGLEAHKYKSTMDCAVKIMKHEGPRAFYKGTVPRLGRVCMDVAIVFIIYEEVVKVLNVVWKTD